The following are from one region of the Siniperca chuatsi isolate FFG_IHB_CAS linkage group LG13, ASM2008510v1, whole genome shotgun sequence genome:
- the rps15 gene encoding 40S ribosomal protein S15 translates to MADAEIKKKRTFRKFTYRGVDLDQLLDMSYEQLMQLYCARQRRRLNRGLRRKQQSLLKRLRKAKKEAPPMEKPEVVKTHLRDMVILPEMVGSMVGVYNGKTFNQVEIKPEMCGHYLGEFSITYKPVKHGRPGIGATHSSRFIPLK, encoded by the exons ATG GCGGATGCCGAGATCAAGAAGAAGCGTACCTTCAGGAAGTTCACCTACAGAGGTGTGGACCTGGATCAGCTTCTGGACATGTCCTA TGAGCAGCTGATGCAGCTGTACTGCGCTCGCCAGAGGAGGAGGCTGAACCGTGGCCTGCGCCGCAAGCAGCAGTCCCTCCTGAAGCGCCTGCGCAAGGCAAAGAAAGAGGCTCCCCCCATGGAGAAACCAGAGGTGGTGAAGACTCATCTGAGGGACATGGTCATCCTGCCTGAGATGGTCGGGTCCATGGTTGGAGTGTACAACGGCAAGACTTTCAACCAGGTTGAAATCAAG CCTGAGATGTGCGGTCACTACTTGGGCGAGTTCTCCATCACCTACAAGCCGGTCAAGCACGGTCGCCCTGGAATTGGAGCTACACATTCTTCTCGTTTCATCCCTCTGAAGTAG